In a genomic window of Roseiflexus castenholzii DSM 13941:
- a CDS encoding PH domain-containing protein gives MMTEPKLPIPLELEPDEQVVLVGKRHWIELLQSSLVFLVIAVITAAIALFRAAGGALLIMREGVTRPLTDPINIALFTLLLVLVALWARGEAKKQRRKDTPWRNPDVLYLLAIFALGAAIWFRLSGGELIVIDPTYSRAGDAINIVLSVTTLLMLAAVAYLYNDWRNDVLIVTNRRVIYDEETMFIRHVRQQILIDDIQQVNVRADTYQATLFGYGKIIIRSFSPRTLEFDFAARPREIEKAIMDQVRNLRRRQEPDLLRTLIEDQVYGNKPQQQSAPSVQVRAQRFPLPALYPPNPEIFPDRIVWRPSWVYVLIRLLRPLGGFAITMVVLALLVQFSLIDGVTVTLLVFAALLFFGVWGWWIREALIHDNYILTRTDIIDIDRRPLGPENTRRAQLSAIQNISFDVSFVERLLGLGTVVVETGGAAGGKFTFDHVPDPRGVQATINDYLTDFRKHEKERQLRDSLALLKQYDQLQREHGEKMDRASFEKAVEELVGRSLSRNSSDPYGSTSPNGAVYTEVETHMRRMARQARRRATIRALRERMRRRSHEQPS, from the coding sequence ATGATGACCGAGCCAAAACTGCCGATTCCGCTTGAACTTGAACCGGATGAGCAGGTTGTCTTGGTTGGAAAGCGGCACTGGATCGAATTGCTGCAATCGAGCCTGGTATTCCTGGTGATTGCGGTCATCACGGCAGCGATTGCGCTGTTCCGCGCAGCCGGAGGCGCGCTGTTGATCATGCGCGAAGGAGTGACCCGTCCCTTGACCGATCCGATCAACATCGCGCTCTTCACCTTGTTGCTGGTCCTGGTGGCGCTCTGGGCGCGCGGCGAGGCGAAGAAGCAACGGCGCAAGGATACCCCGTGGCGCAACCCGGACGTGTTGTACCTCCTGGCGATCTTTGCGCTCGGGGCGGCGATCTGGTTCCGTCTCAGCGGCGGCGAACTGATCGTCATCGACCCGACCTACTCGCGCGCCGGCGATGCGATCAACATTGTGTTGAGCGTCACGACCCTGTTGATGCTGGCAGCGGTGGCGTACCTCTACAACGACTGGCGCAATGATGTGCTAATCGTCACAAACAGGCGCGTCATTTATGATGAAGAAACAATGTTCATCCGCCATGTGCGGCAGCAGATTCTGATCGACGACATTCAACAGGTCAATGTGCGCGCCGACACGTATCAGGCGACGTTGTTCGGGTATGGCAAAATCATTATTCGTTCGTTCAGCCCGCGCACGTTGGAGTTCGACTTCGCCGCAAGGCCGCGTGAGATCGAAAAAGCGATCATGGATCAGGTGCGTAACCTGCGGCGCCGCCAGGAACCCGATCTGCTGCGCACTCTGATCGAGGATCAGGTGTACGGGAACAAGCCACAACAGCAGTCGGCGCCGTCGGTTCAGGTGCGCGCCCAACGCTTCCCTCTTCCCGCACTCTACCCGCCTAATCCCGAAATCTTTCCCGATCGCATCGTCTGGCGTCCATCCTGGGTGTATGTGCTGATTCGGTTGCTTCGTCCTCTGGGCGGCTTCGCCATAACTATGGTGGTGCTCGCTCTGCTGGTGCAGTTCAGTCTGATCGATGGCGTGACCGTCACCCTGCTCGTTTTTGCGGCGCTCCTGTTTTTCGGCGTCTGGGGGTGGTGGATCCGTGAGGCGCTGATCCACGACAACTACATCCTGACCCGCACCGACATTATTGACATTGATCGGCGCCCGCTGGGACCTGAGAATACGCGGCGCGCGCAACTCTCCGCCATTCAGAATATCTCGTTCGATGTCAGTTTTGTTGAACGCCTCCTGGGGCTTGGGACCGTCGTGGTCGAGACCGGCGGCGCGGCCGGCGGGAAGTTCACCTTCGATCACGTGCCGGACCCGCGGGGCGTTCAGGCGACGATCAACGATTATCTGACCGATTTTCGCAAGCACGAGAAAGAACGTCAGTTGCGCGATTCGTTGGCGCTGCTCAAACAGTACGATCAACTCCAGCGTGAGCACGGCGAAAAAATGGATCGTGCCAGTTTCGAGAAGGCGGTTGAGGAATTGGTCGGACGTTCGCTCTCCAGAAATTCGTCTGACCCCTATGGCTCAACCTCACCCAATGGCGCAGTCTATACCGAGGTCGAGACGCATATGCGGCGAATGGCGCGTCAGGCGCGGCGGCGCGCCACGATTCGCGCACTGCGCGAACGAATGCGTCGCCGTAGCCACGAACAACCCTCATAA
- a CDS encoding tyrosine phenol-lyase, whose translation MTHPTPQTMGQQFGRRSWAEPWKIKMVEPLRVTTREERERALAEAGYNTFLLRSEDVYIDLLTDSGTNAMSDRQWAAIMLGDEAYAGSRNFYRLEATIQQYYGYRYVVPTHQGRGAEHLISRAAIRPGQYVPGNMYFTTTRLHQELAGGIFVDVIIDEAHDPQSLHPFKGNVDLDKLEALIRREGAQNIAYVSLAGTVNMAGGQPVSMANVRAVRSLCDRYGVRIFLDATRMIENAFFIQEREEGYANRSIAEILKEFCSYTDGAWMSAKKDALVNIGGWLAVNDAELFDELRNLVVVYEGLHTYGGLAGRDMEAMAVGIEESVQDDYIRARIGQVRYLGELLTDWDIPIVQPVGGHAIFLDARRFYPHIPQREFPAQTLAAELYLDSGIRSMERGIASAGRDPKTGDHYYPKLELTRLTIPRRVYTQAHMDVVAEAVKAVYDARAQTRGLRMVYEPKYLRFFQARFERLA comes from the coding sequence ATGACCCACCCAACCCCGCAAACGATGGGACAACAATTCGGCAGGCGCTCCTGGGCGGAACCGTGGAAGATCAAGATGGTTGAGCCATTGCGGGTTACCACCCGTGAGGAGCGTGAACGCGCGCTGGCGGAAGCCGGGTACAATACCTTTCTTCTGCGCTCTGAGGATGTCTATATCGATCTGTTGACCGATAGCGGCACGAACGCCATGAGCGACCGTCAGTGGGCTGCGATCATGCTTGGCGATGAGGCGTATGCTGGCAGCCGCAACTTCTATCGGCTCGAAGCGACGATCCAGCAGTACTACGGCTATCGCTACGTTGTGCCGACCCATCAGGGGCGCGGCGCCGAGCACCTGATCAGCCGCGCCGCTATCCGCCCCGGGCAGTATGTTCCCGGCAATATGTACTTCACCACCACTCGCCTGCACCAGGAACTGGCCGGCGGCATTTTTGTCGATGTCATCATCGATGAAGCGCACGATCCACAATCACTGCACCCGTTCAAGGGGAATGTCGATCTGGACAAATTGGAAGCGCTGATCCGACGTGAAGGCGCGCAGAATATCGCGTATGTGAGCCTGGCGGGCACCGTCAATATGGCGGGCGGGCAGCCGGTGAGCATGGCGAATGTGCGCGCGGTGCGCAGCCTGTGCGACCGGTATGGCGTGCGCATCTTTCTCGACGCGACGCGTATGATCGAAAATGCCTTCTTCATCCAGGAGCGTGAAGAAGGGTATGCGAACCGATCAATTGCCGAAATCCTGAAAGAGTTTTGCTCTTACACCGACGGCGCCTGGATGAGCGCCAAGAAGGATGCCTTGGTCAATATCGGCGGATGGCTGGCAGTTAACGACGCCGAATTGTTCGACGAACTGCGCAACCTGGTGGTGGTGTACGAAGGGTTGCACACCTACGGCGGGCTGGCAGGGCGCGACATGGAAGCAATGGCAGTCGGCATCGAGGAGTCGGTGCAGGATGACTACATACGCGCGCGGATCGGGCAGGTGCGCTACCTGGGAGAACTGCTAACTGATTGGGATATTCCGATTGTCCAACCGGTCGGCGGGCATGCGATTTTCCTGGATGCGCGCCGCTTCTACCCGCATATTCCGCAGCGCGAATTTCCGGCGCAGACGCTGGCGGCTGAATTATATCTCGACTCAGGCATTCGTTCGATGGAGCGCGGGATTGCCAGCGCCGGACGCGATCCGAAGACCGGTGATCACTACTATCCGAAACTCGAACTCACACGGCTGACCATTCCACGGCGTGTCTATACCCAGGCGCATATGGACGTGGTTGCGGAAGCGGTGAAAGCCGTCTACGACGCGCGCGCTCAGACCCGCGGACTGCGCATGGTGTACGAACCGAAGTACCTGCGCTTCTTTCAGGCGCGGTTCGAGCGATTGGCGTGA
- the cmk gene encoding (d)CMP kinase has translation MSAPSVITIDGPAGAGKSTLGELLARRLGYLFFDTGVMYRALAWAVLHGAIDPEDGEAVTALARDLDIQVLPPGDAMDGRLYTVLVNGVDVTWELRHPDVERIVSITARHPAVRTVMRERQRAIGSRGRVVMVGRDIGSIVMPDAPLKIYLDASIDERARRRTDEILRRGGDADLQRIRNDMIRRDSLDRYVSAPAADACTIISDGLSPEQVVALVIARIADRCDDSQEARA, from the coding sequence ATGTCCGCTCCATCGGTTATCACGATTGATGGTCCTGCCGGTGCTGGAAAGAGCACACTTGGCGAGTTGCTCGCCAGGCGATTGGGTTACCTTTTCTTCGATACGGGGGTCATGTATCGCGCGCTGGCGTGGGCAGTCCTGCACGGCGCCATTGATCCGGAAGATGGCGAAGCGGTCACTGCGCTGGCGCGCGATCTCGATATTCAGGTATTGCCGCCCGGCGATGCAATGGATGGACGACTGTACACCGTGCTGGTCAATGGGGTCGATGTCACCTGGGAGTTGCGGCATCCCGACGTCGAACGGATTGTTTCGATCACGGCGCGTCATCCGGCGGTGCGCACCGTCATGCGGGAGCGGCAGCGCGCCATCGGTAGCCGTGGGCGCGTGGTGATGGTCGGGCGCGACATTGGGAGCATCGTTATGCCAGATGCGCCGCTCAAAATTTACCTGGACGCCTCGATCGACGAACGCGCCCGTCGTCGAACGGATGAGATTCTGCGTCGGGGAGGCGATGCCGATCTCCAGCGCATTCGCAACGACATGATTCGGCGGGATAGCCTGGACCGTTATGTGAGCGCGCCTGCTGCCGACGCATGCACCATTATCAGCGATGGGCTGTCGCCGGAACAAGTGGTCGCGCTTGTCATCGCGCGCATCGCTGACCGGTGCGACGACTCGCAGGAGGCGCGCGCATGA
- the hpt gene encoding hypoxanthine phosphoribosyltransferase, which translates to MASLVDSVRAMLRRYRMIMPGAPVVVAVSGGPDSLCLLDALVHLRDDLACDLHVVHLDHRLRGAEAAAEAAFVAETAACLNLPCTVEAVDVRALALERNLNLHAAGRLARYRLLARVALTIGAQAVATAHHADDQAETVLLHLVRGAGVAGLRGMRPVVAWEEWRTFAGDPSLQADHLRPRLIRPLLDVPRARIEAYCTERGLTPRRDPSNADRRYLRTRIRQDVLPVLTALNPQIATALGRTAADCAEVADFLEQELDRAWLTLVVARANRIVFDGRRWRDLPPALQHAALRRAYALLGGSDTLGRDDVVRACDAVGRGVGKRIELPGGVALVTDYDGGFALMRGDAPPGDGVRLPVAEMTLTVPGCVELSDGRALCADYCPAAMPTSRWDVFLNATVCPSPLTVRWRRPGDRMRLEGGRGSRRLQDIMVDARVPRLWRSTWPIVVSGEQIVWVPGVGVAEGMHAMIGQPALHLWIEGMTGVDVAMGIEREHSMHDDMAKILITAGQIQERVRALGAQITADYRPLGDLLLVGVLKGCAMFMVDLARAIDMPLAMDFIATSSYGKTTESSGVVRMLKDLDTDIAGRHVVIVEDIIDSGLTLAYLRGHLLRRNPASLRICALLNKPSRRRADIPIDYLGFDIPNEFVVGYGLDFDEKYRNLPYIGVLHERIYHSTA; encoded by the coding sequence ATGGCCTCACTCGTCGACAGTGTGCGTGCAATGCTCCGCCGCTATCGGATGATTATGCCCGGCGCACCGGTGGTCGTTGCGGTCTCCGGCGGACCGGACTCGCTCTGCCTGCTGGATGCGCTTGTCCATCTGCGCGACGATCTTGCATGTGATCTGCACGTGGTTCACCTCGATCACCGGTTGCGCGGCGCGGAAGCGGCGGCGGAGGCGGCGTTCGTGGCGGAAACGGCGGCATGCCTGAACCTGCCCTGTACGGTCGAAGCAGTCGATGTACGGGCGCTGGCGCTGGAGCGCAATCTCAACCTGCACGCTGCGGGGCGTCTGGCGCGCTACCGGTTGCTGGCGCGCGTGGCGCTGACGATTGGCGCGCAGGCGGTTGCAACGGCGCACCACGCCGATGATCAGGCGGAAACAGTGCTGCTGCACCTGGTGCGTGGCGCGGGAGTCGCAGGTCTGCGCGGCATGCGCCCGGTCGTTGCATGGGAAGAGTGGCGCACTTTTGCGGGCGACCCATCGCTGCAAGCGGATCATCTGCGCCCACGTCTCATCCGTCCGCTCCTGGACGTGCCGCGCGCCAGGATCGAGGCGTACTGCACCGAACGCGGTCTCACGCCGCGCCGCGACCCCTCGAATGCTGATCGCCGCTATCTGCGGACGCGCATTCGACAGGATGTGCTTCCGGTGCTGACGGCATTGAACCCGCAGATTGCAACGGCGCTGGGACGAACAGCGGCGGATTGCGCCGAAGTCGCCGATTTTCTTGAGCAGGAACTGGATAGGGCGTGGCTGACGCTGGTTGTTGCGCGGGCGAACCGCATCGTGTTCGATGGTCGCCGCTGGCGCGACCTGCCTCCGGCGCTTCAGCACGCGGCGTTGCGTCGCGCGTATGCGCTGCTTGGCGGCAGCGACACGCTCGGACGCGACGATGTGGTGCGCGCCTGCGACGCGGTCGGACGCGGCGTGGGGAAGCGGATCGAACTGCCCGGCGGCGTTGCGCTGGTGACCGATTACGATGGCGGATTTGCGCTCATGCGCGGCGACGCGCCGCCGGGGGATGGGGTCCGTCTTCCGGTGGCGGAAATGACCCTGACGGTTCCCGGTTGCGTCGAACTGAGCGATGGGCGCGCGCTCTGCGCCGATTATTGCCCGGCGGCCATGCCGACAAGCCGCTGGGATGTCTTTCTTAACGCCACAGTCTGCCCCTCGCCGCTCACGGTGCGCTGGCGGCGCCCCGGCGACCGGATGCGTCTGGAGGGAGGACGTGGTTCCCGCCGCTTGCAGGATATCATGGTCGATGCGCGCGTGCCGCGTCTGTGGCGCAGCACATGGCCGATTGTCGTTTCTGGCGAACAGATTGTCTGGGTTCCCGGCGTGGGTGTGGCGGAGGGGATGCACGCCATGATCGGGCAACCGGCGCTTCATCTATGGATCGAAGGGATGACCGGCGTGGACGTAGCGATGGGCATTGAAAGGGAGCATTCCATGCACGATGATATGGCAAAAATCCTGATCACAGCCGGGCAGATTCAGGAGCGGGTGCGCGCATTGGGTGCGCAGATCACGGCAGACTATCGCCCGCTCGGCGATCTGTTGCTGGTGGGAGTGTTGAAAGGGTGCGCGATGTTTATGGTCGATCTGGCGCGCGCCATCGATATGCCGCTGGCGATGGACTTTATCGCCACCTCGAGTTATGGCAAAACGACCGAGTCGAGCGGCGTGGTGCGCATGCTGAAAGACCTGGATACGGATATTGCCGGACGACACGTCGTGATCGTCGAAGACATCATCGACAGCGGGCTGACGCTGGCATATCTGCGCGGGCATCTGCTGCGGCGCAATCCGGCAAGTCTGCGTATCTGCGCGCTGCTCAACAAACCGTCGCGCCGTCGCGCCGACATTCCGATCGACTACCTGGGGTTCGATATTCCCAATGAGTTCGTCGTCGGCTATGGTCTTGATTTTGACGAAAAGTACCGCAACCTGCCCTATATCGGTGTGCTGCACGAGCGCATCTACCATTCGACGGCGTAA